A DNA window from Staphylococcus warneri contains the following coding sequences:
- a CDS encoding BglG family transcription antiterminator: MITKMEQKMHLKFGSDNVLKDNLLAHFSRTYLRIMKEVYLNNPLTGEIKILYPYVFNVLYDIIHELAKDTGINLSEDEIAFLTIHFQASIDRNEVSQVNIAICCYYGLGISQLLETKISKVNQHVKVTDILRFEDIENDAFENIDILITTHDIHMQLPQVLDVIKVSPLFSEDDQFKLNRIVKGKLNPIAKNNELNEIPVTIVNNDFIQTIPGVFETAHQILNNYKAISSGYIETALNREKASSTYIGNSMTMPHGDPTKVLSSNIIIFKSNNGFYWKEHKIKLVFFLAIAKPDIHLMKQMMQNLSLLDEEDIHQLAHLEETTFQNKILKLIKG; this comes from the coding sequence TTGATTACAAAAATGGAACAAAAGATGCATCTTAAATTTGGTTCGGATAATGTTTTAAAGGACAATTTACTTGCACATTTTAGCCGTACATATTTAAGAATTATGAAAGAAGTTTACTTAAATAACCCATTAACAGGTGAAATAAAAATACTTTATCCATATGTATTTAACGTATTATATGATATTATCCATGAACTTGCTAAAGATACTGGAATCAATTTAAGTGAAGATGAAATTGCATTTTTGACGATTCATTTTCAAGCATCTATAGACAGAAATGAAGTATCACAGGTTAATATAGCTATTTGTTGTTACTATGGATTAGGTATTTCTCAATTATTAGAAACCAAAATATCGAAAGTTAACCAGCATGTTAAGGTTACAGATATACTAAGATTTGAAGATATTGAAAATGATGCATTTGAAAATATAGATATACTTATTACAACGCATGATATTCATATGCAATTACCACAAGTTTTAGATGTAATTAAAGTTTCTCCACTATTTTCAGAAGATGATCAATTTAAATTGAATCGAATCGTTAAAGGTAAATTAAACCCGATAGCTAAAAATAATGAATTAAATGAGATACCTGTTACGATCGTTAACAATGATTTTATACAAACCATACCAGGTGTGTTTGAAACGGCGCATCAAATTTTGAATAACTATAAAGCGATTAGTAGTGGATATATAGAAACAGCATTAAATAGAGAAAAAGCCTCCTCAACATATATCGGTAATAGCATGACAATGCCCCATGGTGATCCTACAAAGGTATTAAGCTCAAATATTATTATATTTAAGAGTAATAATGGATTTTATTGGAAAGAGCATAAGATAAAATTAGTGTTTTTCTTAGCAATTGCTAAACCAGATATCCATTTGATGAAACAAATGATGCAAAATTTGTCATTATTAGATGAAGAAGATATTCATCAATTAGCACATCTTGAAGAAACAACATTTCAAAATAAAATATTAAAACTAATCAAAGGATAA
- a CDS encoding fructose-specific PTS transporter subunit EIIC codes for MKILAITSCPNGIAHTYMAQEKLEQAAKKMGVDIKVETQGGVGAENVLTAKEIREADGIIIAADRQVDLSRFNGKRLINENVREGIHHPETLIQRIIDQDAKIYHDKNATTQSNDSDDEEDRKSGIQMVYQHLMNGVSFMVPFIVVGGLLIAIALTLGEHPTSEGLKIPDDSFWKSIENIGKLSFGFMVPILAGYIAYSIADKPGLVPGMIGGAIAADGSLYGSEAGAGFLGGIVAGFIAGYVAKWIKNIRVPKAMAPIMPIIIIPILASLIVGLIFIFLIGAPISGIFTALTGWLKGMQGANIIILALIIGAMIAFDMGGPVNKVAFLFGSALIAEGNYAVMGMVAVAVCTPPIGLGLATFVQKHKFNHAEQEMGKASFTMGLFGITEGAIPFAAQDPLRIIPSNMIGAMVAAVIAAMGGVGDRVAHGGPIVAVLGGIDHIIWFFIAVIIGSLVTMITILILKRNTPVTDVEEDQEDTHLERSTNSSQGSKYSESKVDESVKHDDNVFQKDVININTNVKTKEEAIDYMVKNLKEHRFIDNEDVVKQAILDREAESTTAIGMNVAIPHAKSDAVNQPTVAVLQNKEGVDWISLDESLPKILFMIVVPNDSNNTHLKLLQRLSRSLMDDKTREALINAPSKDDIYDILKEI; via the coding sequence ATGAAAATATTAGCAATAACATCTTGTCCAAACGGTATCGCTCATACTTATATGGCTCAAGAGAAGTTAGAACAAGCAGCCAAGAAAATGGGAGTAGATATTAAAGTTGAGACACAAGGTGGCGTAGGTGCAGAGAACGTTTTAACTGCAAAGGAAATTAGAGAAGCTGATGGCATTATTATTGCAGCTGATAGACAAGTGGATTTATCAAGATTTAATGGTAAGAGATTGATAAATGAAAATGTAAGAGAAGGCATCCATCATCCAGAAACCTTAATACAAAGAATTATAGATCAAGATGCCAAAATTTATCATGATAAAAATGCAACAACACAATCTAATGATTCGGATGACGAAGAAGATCGAAAAAGCGGTATTCAGATGGTGTATCAACATTTAATGAATGGTGTATCATTCATGGTTCCGTTTATCGTAGTGGGTGGTTTACTGATAGCAATCGCTTTAACTTTAGGAGAACACCCTACATCTGAAGGTCTCAAAATTCCTGATGATTCATTTTGGAAATCAATTGAGAATATAGGTAAATTATCATTTGGTTTTATGGTTCCAATATTAGCAGGTTATATCGCATATAGTATTGCTGATAAACCAGGTTTAGTCCCAGGTATGATTGGTGGTGCTATTGCAGCTGATGGAAGCTTATACGGTAGTGAAGCTGGCGCAGGTTTCTTAGGTGGTATTGTGGCAGGTTTCATAGCAGGATATGTTGCTAAATGGATTAAAAATATTAGAGTACCTAAAGCAATGGCACCTATTATGCCAATTATCATTATTCCAATACTTGCATCTTTAATAGTAGGACTTATCTTTATATTCCTTATAGGAGCGCCTATTTCAGGTATATTTACAGCTTTAACTGGATGGTTGAAGGGTATGCAGGGCGCTAACATTATTATATTAGCCCTTATTATAGGTGCAATGATTGCATTTGATATGGGAGGTCCTGTGAATAAAGTAGCTTTCTTATTCGGATCTGCTCTTATTGCAGAAGGAAATTATGCTGTGATGGGAATGGTAGCAGTTGCCGTTTGTACACCGCCAATTGGATTAGGGTTAGCAACATTTGTTCAAAAACATAAATTCAATCATGCTGAACAAGAAATGGGGAAAGCCTCATTTACTATGGGATTATTTGGTATTACTGAAGGTGCTATACCATTTGCTGCACAAGATCCATTGCGTATCATACCTTCTAATATGATTGGTGCAATGGTTGCTGCAGTCATTGCTGCTATGGGTGGCGTTGGAGATAGAGTTGCGCATGGTGGTCCTATTGTTGCTGTTTTAGGTGGTATCGATCATATTATTTGGTTCTTTATCGCAGTCATTATCGGTAGCTTGGTAACAATGATTACAATTTTAATTTTAAAAAGAAATACACCTGTGACTGATGTAGAAGAGGATCAAGAAGATACGCATTTAGAAAGAAGTACAAATAGTAGTCAAGGAAGCAAATATTCAGAGTCTAAAGTGGATGAAAGTGTTAAACATGACGATAACGTATTTCAAAAAGATGTTATCAATATCAACACTAATGTGAAAACTAAAGAAGAAGCTATTGATTATATGGTGAAAAATTTAAAAGAACATCGCTTTATCGACAATGAAGATGTTGTTAAACAAGCTATTTTAGATAGAGAAGCGGAATCAACTACAGCCATTGGTATGAATGTGGCAATTCCTCATGCTAAATCTGATGCAGTTAACCAACCTACTGTAGCCGTTTTACAAAATAAAGAAGGCGTAGATTGGATTAGTTTAGATGAGTCACTTCCGAAAATACTCTTTATGATTGTCGTACCAAATGACAGTAATAATACACATTTGAAATTACTACAAAGACTGTCTAGAAGTCTGATGGATGACAAAACAAGAGAAGCACTTATTAATGCACCATCAAAAGACGATATTTACGACATTTTAAAAGAGATATAG
- the manA gene encoding mannose-6-phosphate isomerase, class I translates to MALFLKPVFQEKIWGGTALESFNYHLPSNNVGECWAISAHPNGPNVIENGHYKGKTLDEVWSIDRSLFGNDKRDKFPLLTKILDANDKLSVQVHPDDDYAQKYEGEYGKTECWYILDAKEDAEIIYGINVDNKEDLVECINNREFDRLFKKVKVKPGDFYYVPAGTVHAIGSGILILETQQSSDTTYRIYDYDRKDKHGHLRDLHLEQSKAVININQENPNVVPQQSEVQGQTVTQFVSNEFFTVEKWGINGKLNYKKPYAYCLVSVIDGTGSVIIDDERHDIQKGRHFIITNEDQNILFDGKLEIIISYS, encoded by the coding sequence ATGGCATTATTTTTAAAACCAGTATTTCAGGAAAAAATTTGGGGTGGCACTGCATTAGAATCATTTAATTATCATTTACCTAGCAATAATGTTGGAGAATGTTGGGCCATTTCAGCACATCCCAATGGTCCCAATGTGATAGAAAATGGTCATTATAAAGGTAAAACGTTAGATGAAGTATGGTCAATTGATCGTTCATTATTTGGAAATGATAAAAGAGATAAATTTCCATTATTAACTAAAATCTTAGATGCTAATGATAAATTATCGGTACAAGTTCATCCCGATGACGATTATGCTCAAAAGTATGAAGGTGAATACGGTAAAACTGAATGTTGGTATATCTTAGATGCCAAAGAAGATGCAGAAATCATCTACGGCATTAATGTTGATAATAAAGAAGATTTGGTTGAGTGTATTAATAATCGAGAGTTTGATCGGTTATTTAAAAAGGTGAAAGTTAAACCAGGTGACTTCTATTATGTGCCTGCGGGGACAGTTCATGCTATTGGTTCAGGTATATTGATATTAGAAACTCAGCAGTCTTCTGATACAACTTACCGTATATATGATTATGATCGTAAAGATAAACATGGGCATTTAAGAGATTTACACTTAGAACAAAGTAAAGCAGTCATCAATATTAATCAAGAGAACCCTAATGTGGTACCTCAACAAAGTGAAGTTCAAGGACAGACAGTAACTCAATTTGTATCAAACGAATTTTTTACAGTAGAAAAATGGGGAATTAATGGGAAATTAAATTACAAAAAACCATATGCTTATTGCTTAGTTTCAGTCATCGATGGGACAGGTAGTGTGATTATAGATGATGAAAGACACGATATACAAAAGGGTAGACATTTTATCATTACAAATGAAGACCAAAATATCCTATTTGATGGTAAATTAGAAATAATTATAAGTTACTCATAA
- the yidC gene encoding membrane protein insertase YidC — protein MKLKYVILVLLAPVFLSACNYSKPENRNGFFYNTFAKPMDLFLNWMGEHLNHNYGLAIIIIVLAIRLIMLPFMLSQTKNGQFMRKLMKIAKPELDPIQEKVRRARTQEEKMDANKEMMDVYKKYHINPMKSMLGCLPMLIQMPILFGLYASLKWPVHNHLSQYPHFLWFDLSNPDIYITLIAGILYFIQSLVSLGNMPQEQRQMGYMMMVISPIFIIYISFTSASALGLYWSINALFLIIQMYFSNQYYSKIADEYVKSFEKQNDKKSQKAKTIKKKK, from the coding sequence ATGAAACTAAAATATGTGATTTTAGTATTATTAGCACCTGTATTTTTATCAGCTTGTAACTATTCTAAACCAGAGAATCGAAATGGCTTTTTCTATAATACTTTTGCTAAACCAATGGATTTATTTTTAAATTGGATGGGAGAACATCTTAATCATAATTATGGTCTAGCTATTATTATTATCGTATTAGCGATTAGATTAATAATGTTGCCATTTATGTTATCACAAACTAAAAATGGCCAGTTTATGAGAAAACTAATGAAAATCGCTAAACCAGAGTTAGATCCTATTCAAGAAAAAGTGCGACGTGCGCGCACACAAGAAGAAAAAATGGATGCTAATAAAGAGATGATGGATGTATATAAAAAATACCATATTAATCCAATGAAAAGCATGTTAGGTTGTCTTCCTATGCTTATTCAAATGCCAATATTATTTGGTCTATATGCATCACTAAAATGGCCAGTACATAATCATTTATCACAATATCCTCACTTTTTATGGTTTGATTTATCCAATCCAGATATTTATATAACACTCATTGCGGGTATTTTATATTTTATCCAATCTCTAGTAAGTTTAGGTAACATGCCCCAAGAACAAAGACAAATGGGCTATATGATGATGGTAATTTCACCTATATTTATTATTTATATTTCATTCACATCAGCATCTGCTTTAGGACTATATTGGTCCATCAATGCATTATTTCTTATCATTCAAATGTATTTTTCAAATCAATATTATTCAAAAATTGCAGACGAGTATGTAAAATCATTTGAAAAACAAAATGATAAAAAGTCACAGAAAGCAAAAACAATTAAAAAGAAGAAATAA
- a CDS encoding stage II sporulation protein M, translated as MLNISDKHYFQRTRKWFVFAMIILIISFILSSIFSPSLDTFKNMGDQIPSSLDKATGLNKVWEFIINNGFRVPLQMLILSLIPIPFLYCVNLISTSTITGIMFGFVINFDFHKGLIIIVSSIPHIIIEILAMCFVVSSLYKLNQAIVRKISNLFRKEKRQNVSFKQALIQLIKTYILIALPLYIIAAFLETYFTEWIYSILI; from the coding sequence ATGTTAAATATAAGCGATAAACATTATTTTCAAAGGACTAGGAAATGGTTTGTATTTGCGATGATTATTTTGATTATAAGCTTTATTTTATCTAGTATATTTAGTCCATCTCTCGATACTTTTAAAAATATGGGAGACCAAATACCATCTAGCTTAGATAAAGCTACTGGTTTAAATAAAGTATGGGAATTCATCATAAATAATGGTTTTAGAGTCCCTTTACAAATGCTAATACTCTCTTTAATTCCTATTCCATTTTTATATTGCGTAAATTTAATTTCTACAAGCACAATTACAGGAATTATGTTCGGATTCGTAATCAATTTTGACTTTCATAAAGGTTTGATAATAATTGTATCCTCAATTCCACATATCATTATTGAAATACTTGCGATGTGTTTTGTTGTAAGTAGTTTATATAAATTAAATCAAGCGATTGTTAGAAAAATAAGCAATCTATTTAGAAAAGAGAAAAGGCAAAATGTTTCATTTAAACAAGCGTTAATTCAATTAATTAAAACATATATCTTAATTGCGCTACCTTTATATATTATTGCAGCATTTTTAGAAACTTACTTCACTGAATGGATATATAGTATATTGATATAA
- a CDS encoding SdpI family protein, translated as MLLFPMSLFMIVVGISYSKTYPKERNRWYGFRSKKSMKNDEIWLKAQFLFIQYNKSIFKYSAMFSVVFVICDIALIILKLEDQLMGSILIQTGIILILLGALHWIVNRKL; from the coding sequence TTGTTACTCTTTCCTATGAGCCTTTTTATGATTGTGGTAGGTATTTCATATAGTAAAACCTATCCAAAAGAAAGAAATCGATGGTATGGTTTTAGATCAAAAAAATCAATGAAAAATGATGAAATATGGCTTAAAGCACAATTTTTATTTATTCAGTATAACAAGAGTATATTTAAATATAGTGCCATGTTTTCAGTCGTTTTCGTAATATGTGATATAGCATTGATTATATTGAAATTAGAAGACCAATTAATGGGGTCTATATTAATACAGACAGGAATTATTTTAATATTATTAGGTGCACTCCATTGGATTGTAAATAGAAAACTCTAA